Proteins encoded by one window of Enterobacter hormaechei subsp. xiangfangensis:
- a CDS encoding terminase small subunit: MALTDKQEMFCREYLIDLNATQAAIRAGYSAKTANRTASENLSKPDIQSRIAELKAQRNDLVGINATYVLNRLVEIDQMDVLDILKDDMSLKPVSEWPSSWRRYLSGFDVAEMFEGRGEEREMVGLLKKIKWPDKVKNLELLGKHIDVMAFKEQATHEHTGKNGGPIEMATLTKEEYKAARREMLEDDDC, encoded by the coding sequence ATGGCACTCACCGACAAACAAGAAATGTTCTGTCGCGAGTACCTCATCGACTTAAACGCCACGCAAGCGGCTATTCGGGCGGGGTACAGCGCAAAGACAGCTAACCGCACTGCGTCCGAAAACCTGTCAAAACCTGACATCCAGTCCAGAATTGCCGAACTTAAAGCACAACGCAATGATCTGGTTGGTATAAATGCGACTTACGTCCTGAATCGTCTCGTTGAGATTGACCAGATGGACGTGCTCGACATCCTCAAAGACGACATGAGTCTGAAGCCAGTAAGCGAGTGGCCTTCATCCTGGCGGAGATATCTTAGCGGCTTCGATGTGGCTGAGATGTTTGAAGGCCGCGGGGAAGAGCGTGAGATGGTCGGGCTTCTCAAGAAAATTAAGTGGCCGGATAAAGTCAAAAACCTCGAACTGCTTGGGAAGCACATAGATGTAATGGCTTTCAAAGAGCAGGCCACTCATGAGCATACAGGCAAGAATGGTGGGCCAATCGAAATGGCTACACTGACCAAAGAAGAGTATAAGGCTGCCCGGCGGGAGATGTTGGAGGATGACGACTGCTGA